In the genome of Amaranthus tricolor cultivar Red isolate AtriRed21 chromosome 15, ASM2621246v1, whole genome shotgun sequence, one region contains:
- the LOC130800771 gene encoding deaminated glutathione amidase, chloroplastic/cytosolic isoform X2 has product MIEGAKLADKDRYQRMEAAAAGAKLLCFPECFSYVGANLGDSVKVGEPLDGPIMQSYCSLARESQIWLSLGGFHEKGSDDSHLCNTHVIVDDTGIIRNKYRKIHLFDVDVPGGMMYKESSFTEAGKDVVAVDSPCGRLGLTVCYDLRFPEIYQCLRFQHQAQVLLVPSAFTKITGQAHWEILLRARAIETQCYVIAAAQAGKHNEKRESYGDSLIIDPWGTVVGRLPDKHSTGIAVADIDFSYIDSVRMKMPIDKQRKPFDFWKSSSL; this is encoded by the exons ATGATTGAGGGGGCAAAACTAGCAGACAAGGATCGCTACCAAAGAATG GAAGCAGCAGCTGCTGGAGCCAAATTGCTTTGCTTTCCAGAGTGTTTTTCATATGTAGGTGCTAATCTTGGGGACAGTGTTAAGGTTGGGGAACCATTAGATGGACCAATAATGCAAAGTTATTGCAGTCTTGCCAG AGAGTCTCAAATATGGCTGTCTCTTGGAGGGTTTCATGAAAAAGGTTCTGATGATTCTCATCTGTGTAATACCCATGTGATAGTTGATGATACTGGAATCATCAGAAACAAGTATCGCAAAATACACTT GTTTGATGTGGACGTTCCTGGTGGAATGATGTATAAGGAAAGCAGCTTTACAGAAGCAG GCAAGGATGTTGTGGCTGTAGACAGTCCCTGTGGACGCTTGGGCCTCACTGTTTGCTATGATTTGCGATTTCCTGAGATATATCAGTGTTTACGGTTCCAACATCAAGCACAA GTGCTATTGGTGCCTTCCGCGTTCACAAAAATAACGGGTCAAGCCCATTGGGAGATACTTCTTCGTGCTCGTGCCATTGAAACTCAATGCTAT GTTATTGCTGCAGCGCAAGCTGGGAAGCATAACGAGAAAAGAGAGAGCTATGGAGACTCTCTAATTATTGATCCCTGGGGAACAGTAGTCGGGCGGCTTCCTG ATAAACATTCAACAGGAATTGCCGTTGCAGATATTGACTTTTCATATATTGATTCTGTGAGGATGAAGATGCCCATAGACAAG
- the LOC130800771 gene encoding deaminated glutathione amidase, chloroplastic/cytosolic isoform X1: MFVKFLNSPINIPKSNYIPVIRPTYSGDLTMAANSVRVAVAQMTSINDLSANFATCSRLVKEAAAAGAKLLCFPECFSYVGANLGDSVKVGEPLDGPIMQSYCSLARESQIWLSLGGFHEKGSDDSHLCNTHVIVDDTGIIRNKYRKIHLFDVDVPGGMMYKESSFTEAGKDVVAVDSPCGRLGLTVCYDLRFPEIYQCLRFQHQAQVLLVPSAFTKITGQAHWEILLRARAIETQCYVIAAAQAGKHNEKRESYGDSLIIDPWGTVVGRLPDKHSTGIAVADIDFSYIDSVRMKMPIDKQRKPFDFWKSSSL; this comes from the exons ATGTTCGTTAAATTCTTGAATTCGCCGATCAATATCCCCAAATCCAATTACATACCTGTAATACGCCCGACATACTCCGGCGACTTAACCATGGCCGCAAACTCAGTCCGAGTTGCCGTTGCGCAGATGACTTCCATTAACGATCTTTCCGCCAATTTCGCCACCTGCTCTCGTCTTGTTAAG GAAGCAGCAGCTGCTGGAGCCAAATTGCTTTGCTTTCCAGAGTGTTTTTCATATGTAGGTGCTAATCTTGGGGACAGTGTTAAGGTTGGGGAACCATTAGATGGACCAATAATGCAAAGTTATTGCAGTCTTGCCAG AGAGTCTCAAATATGGCTGTCTCTTGGAGGGTTTCATGAAAAAGGTTCTGATGATTCTCATCTGTGTAATACCCATGTGATAGTTGATGATACTGGAATCATCAGAAACAAGTATCGCAAAATACACTT GTTTGATGTGGACGTTCCTGGTGGAATGATGTATAAGGAAAGCAGCTTTACAGAAGCAG GCAAGGATGTTGTGGCTGTAGACAGTCCCTGTGGACGCTTGGGCCTCACTGTTTGCTATGATTTGCGATTTCCTGAGATATATCAGTGTTTACGGTTCCAACATCAAGCACAA GTGCTATTGGTGCCTTCCGCGTTCACAAAAATAACGGGTCAAGCCCATTGGGAGATACTTCTTCGTGCTCGTGCCATTGAAACTCAATGCTAT GTTATTGCTGCAGCGCAAGCTGGGAAGCATAACGAGAAAAGAGAGAGCTATGGAGACTCTCTAATTATTGATCCCTGGGGAACAGTAGTCGGGCGGCTTCCTG ATAAACATTCAACAGGAATTGCCGTTGCAGATATTGACTTTTCATATATTGATTCTGTGAGGATGAAGATGCCCATAGACAAG
- the LOC130801371 gene encoding probable protein phosphatase 2C 38 isoform X1 translates to MVTTALMRIVSPCWKPSVEGENSSKHSNGRFNGLLWHKEFGSHVNGDFSMAVIQANNLLEDHSQVESGPLGLLDDGPHGTFVGIYDGHGGPETARFVCDNLFKNIKNIVGAEFTSQSQGMSRDVIKKAYLATEEEFMSLVKELWLEKPQIASVGACCLVGVICCGYLYIANAGDSRVVLGKLDKFDKCVKAIQLSSDHNASVESVREELQNRHPNDPQIVVLKHKVWRVKGLIQVSRSIGDAYLKKAEFNRAPLLTKFRISDPFEKPIMTAEPTITVQKILPEDHFLIFASDGLWDLLTNQEVVDIVNSNSRHVSFFFLKKKN, encoded by the exons ATGGTTACTACAGCATTGATGAGGATTGTTTCCCCGTGTTGGAAGCCTTCGGTTGAAGGCGAAAACTCGTCCAAACACTCGAATGGAAGATTTAATGGACTTTTATGGCATAAAGAATTTGGAAGCCATGTTAATGGAGATTTCTCTATGGCTGTGATTCAAGCTAATAATTTGCTTGAGGatcatagtcaagtggaatcggGTCCATTAGGGTTACTTGATGATGGTCCTCATGGGACTTTTGTGGGCATATATGATGGTCATGGAGGTCCGGAAACAGCTAGATTTGTATGTGACAATCTTTTCAAGAACATTAAGA ATATTGTTGGTGCAGAGTTTACAAGTCAAAGTCAAGGCATGTCAAGAGATGTAATAAAGAAAGCATATTTAGCAACAGAAGAAGAATTTATGTCCTTAGTAAAGGAATTATGGTTAGAAAAGCCACAAATTGCTTCCGTAGGGGCTTGTTGTTTAGTTGGTGTTATATGTTGTGGATATCTTTACATTGCAAATGCCGGTGATTCTCGTGTTGTTTTAGGAAAATTAGATAAGTTTGATAAATGTGTAAAGGCTATTCAATTATCTTCCGACCATAATGCAAGTGTTGAATCGGTTAGAGAAGAATTGCAAAACAGGCACCCTAATGATCCACAAATTGTTGTTCTTAAGCACAAAGTATGGCGTGTTAAGGGTCTTATACAG GTTTCAAGATCTATTGGTGATGCCTATCTAAAGAAGGCTGAGTTCAATAGAGCACCCTTATTAACAAAGTTCAGAATAAGTGATCCTTTTGAGAAGCCAATCATGACAGCTGAGCCAACAATAACTGTACAAAAGATCCTTCCAGAAGaccattttctaatttttgctTCGGATGGCTTGTGGGATCTTCTTACCAACCAAGAAGTCGTTGACATAGTCAACTCCAATTCTAGACatgtaagctttttttttttaaaaaaaaaaaattaa
- the LOC130801371 gene encoding probable protein phosphatase 2C 38 isoform X2: MVTTALMRIVSPCWKPSVEGENSSKHSNGRFNGLLWHKEFGSHVNGDFSMAVIQANNLLEDHSQVESGPLGLLDDGPHGTFVGIYDGHGGPETARFVCDNLFKNIKKFTSQSQGMSRDVIKKAYLATEEEFMSLVKELWLEKPQIASVGACCLVGVICCGYLYIANAGDSRVVLGKLDKFDKCVKAIQLSSDHNASVESVREELQNRHPNDPQIVVLKHKVWRVKGLIQVSRSIGDAYLKKAEFNRAPLLTKFRISDPFEKPIMTAEPTITVQKILPEDHFLIFASDGLWDLLTNQEVVDIVNSNSRHVSFFFLKKKN, from the exons ATGGTTACTACAGCATTGATGAGGATTGTTTCCCCGTGTTGGAAGCCTTCGGTTGAAGGCGAAAACTCGTCCAAACACTCGAATGGAAGATTTAATGGACTTTTATGGCATAAAGAATTTGGAAGCCATGTTAATGGAGATTTCTCTATGGCTGTGATTCAAGCTAATAATTTGCTTGAGGatcatagtcaagtggaatcggGTCCATTAGGGTTACTTGATGATGGTCCTCATGGGACTTTTGTGGGCATATATGATGGTCATGGAGGTCCGGAAACAGCTAGATTTGTATGTGACAATCTTTTCAAGAACATTAAGA AGTTTACAAGTCAAAGTCAAGGCATGTCAAGAGATGTAATAAAGAAAGCATATTTAGCAACAGAAGAAGAATTTATGTCCTTAGTAAAGGAATTATGGTTAGAAAAGCCACAAATTGCTTCCGTAGGGGCTTGTTGTTTAGTTGGTGTTATATGTTGTGGATATCTTTACATTGCAAATGCCGGTGATTCTCGTGTTGTTTTAGGAAAATTAGATAAGTTTGATAAATGTGTAAAGGCTATTCAATTATCTTCCGACCATAATGCAAGTGTTGAATCGGTTAGAGAAGAATTGCAAAACAGGCACCCTAATGATCCACAAATTGTTGTTCTTAAGCACAAAGTATGGCGTGTTAAGGGTCTTATACAG GTTTCAAGATCTATTGGTGATGCCTATCTAAAGAAGGCTGAGTTCAATAGAGCACCCTTATTAACAAAGTTCAGAATAAGTGATCCTTTTGAGAAGCCAATCATGACAGCTGAGCCAACAATAACTGTACAAAAGATCCTTCCAGAAGaccattttctaatttttgctTCGGATGGCTTGTGGGATCTTCTTACCAACCAAGAAGTCGTTGACATAGTCAACTCCAATTCTAGACatgtaagctttttttttttaaaaaaaaaaaattaa